In one Myxocyprinus asiaticus isolate MX2 ecotype Aquarium Trade chromosome 29, UBuf_Myxa_2, whole genome shotgun sequence genomic region, the following are encoded:
- the si:ch211-117c9.2 gene encoding solute carrier family 26 member 6 has protein sequence MHMKKAGMGVSEEKFCVERIILDEVSLGELAQRQNEIKAPSLKEKIRDSMRCSAGQLKIWILTWIPVLSWIPQYSIQENALGDLVSGVSVGIMHLPQGMAYALLASVPPVFGLYTSFYPVLVYFIFGTSRHVSVGTFAVISIMIGGVSERLVPDDRFLTNGTNGSVIADTVARDELRVKVAAATTLLCGVFQVLLGLVRFGFVVTYLSEPLIRGYTTGAATHVIISQLKYMFGVSPRRFSGPLQLVYTLVDLGSLLPQTHIPTLVVSLVALTALIIVKEINSCYSHKLLLPIPIELMVIIAGTLVSHYTDLRAVNGVDVVGDIPSGLLPPQVPEVCYFSSVVGDAFAVAVVGYAINISLGKTFALKYGYKVDSNQELVALGLCNAIGGFFQCYSVTSSMSRSLVQESSGGKTQVAGLISAVIVLITVLKLGPVFEELPKAVLSTIVFVNLKGMFMQCQDIPALWKNNKIDLLVWLVTFLCTVLLNLDLGLAASISFTLLTVIFRTQRPRYSLLGRVPDTELYLETESYKEAKEIPGFTIFRSSAMIFYANAGLYKEALLEKCGINVAQLLKLKKRKKEEEKHAEKMAQKRQVKEQDKQTGVLRELANRMVISMKNVSDSANCHKANQKHIFIDNGIATVTHGNINLGYQSEQDSDLEDKEEQKKTDTHSIILDFTPVSFIDTVTLKTLKDIIRDFAEVDVTVYIAGCQVCVVQQLERGDFFSESVTKGRLFPSIHDAVLHCLSQSGKELPSSKFALEMPCVTRL, from the exons ATGCACATGAAAAAGGCAGGTATGGGTGTCTCTGAAGAAAAATTCTGTGTGGAAAGGATCATCCTGGATGAAGTAAGTTTGGGTGAATTAGCACAACGGCAGAATGAGATAAAAGCACCCTCTTTAAAGGAAAAGATCCGTGACTCTATGAG ATGCTCTGCGGGGCAGTTGAAGATTTGGATTCTAACATGGATTCCAGTTCTCTCTTGGATTCCCCAGTATTCCATCCAGGAAAATGCTCTTGGTGACCTGGTTTCGGGTGTCAGTGTGGGAATCATGCACCTGCCTCAGG GTATGGCGTATGCTCTGCTGGCTTCTGTCCCACCTGTGTTTGGTCTCTACACCTCCTTTTATCCTGTACTCGTTTACTTCATCTTTGGCACATCGAGACACGTGTCAGTAG GTACCTTTGCGGTGATTAGCATAATGATCGGCGGCGTCTCAGAGCGATTAGTTCCTGATGATCGCTTTCTGACCAATGGGACGAACGGATCGGTCATCGCGGATACGGTGGCGCGAGATGAGCTACGGGTGAAAGTGGCCGCAGCAACGACTTTGCTGTGCGGTGTCTTTCAA GTTTTGTTGGGTCTAGTTAGGTTCGGGTTTGTGGTGACGTATCTCTCAGAGCCGTTGATTCGGGGATACACGACAGGTGCAGCTACTCATGTGATCATCTCTCAGCTCAAATACATGTTTGGAGTCTCACCCAGACGATTCAGTGGACCCCTGCAGCTGGTTTAT ACTTTGGTGGATCTGGGCAGTTTACTACCACAGACACACATTCCCACTCTGGTGGTCAGTCTGGTGGCTCTCACAGCTCTGATCATTGTGAAAGAGATAAACTCCTGCTACAGTCACAAATTACTTCTCCCTATACCCATAGAGCTGATGGTG ATTATTGCAGGGACTCTTGTTtcacattatactgatctgaGAGCTGTCAATGGTGTTGATGTGGTGGGAGATATTCCAAGtgg ACTGCTGCCACCACAAGTTCCAGAGGTGTGTTACTTTTCCTCAGTTGTTGGAGATGCTTTTGCAGTGGCTGTGGTGGGATATGCCATCAACATTTCTCTGGGCAAGACCTTTGCTCTCAAATATGGATATAAAGTAGACAGCAATCAG GAGTTGGTGGCGTTGGGGCTCTGTAATGCCATTGGTGGATTCTTCCAGTGCTACTCCGTCACTTCCTCAATGTCTCGTAGTCTTGTCCAGGAGAGCTCTGGAGGAAAGACGCAG GTTGCTGGATTGATATCTGCTGTTATTGTGCTCATCACTGTTTTGAAGCTTGGCCCAGTTTTTGAGGAGCTGCCCAAA GCAGTGCTGTCCACCATTGTGTTTGTGAATCTGAAAGGAATGTTCATGCAGTGTCAAGATATTCCTGCTCTGTGGAAGAACAACAAAATAGATCTG CTGGTGTGGCTGGTGACATTTCTCTGTACTGTTCTGCTAAATCTGGACCTGGGTCTGGCAGCTTCTATCAGCTTCACTCTTCTCACTGTGATCTTCAGGACCCAGCG TCCAAGATACTCTTTACTAGGCAGGGTGCCTGACACAGAACTGTACTTAGAAACAGAGTCATATAAGGAG GCAAAAGAAATCCCTGGTTTCACTATATTCCGTTCCTCTGCAATGATCTTCTATGCTAATGCTGGACTCTATAAAGAGGCCCTACTGGAGAAG TGTGGAATAAATGTTGCACAGCTGCTCaagctgaaaaagagaaaaaaagaggaggagAAACATGCAGAGAAAATGGCACAAAAGAGACAAGTGAAAGAACAAGATAAGCAG ACTGGAGTTCTGCGAGAGTTAGCAAACAGAATGGTGATCTCCATGAAGAATGTAAGTGACTCAGCGAACTGCCACAAAGCGAAccagaaacacattttcattGACAACGGAATAGCAACAGTAACCCACGGTAACATCAACTTGGGCTACCAGTCAGAGCAGGACTCAGATCTAGAAGATAAGGAGGAGCAGAagaagacagacacacactccatCATCCTAGACTTCACTCCTGTCAGCTTCATCGACACAGTCACCCTGAAAACACTGAAAGAT ATAATTAGAGATTTTGCAGAGGTGGATGTCACCGTATACATTGCTGGATGTCAAG TGTGTGTAGTGCAGCAGCTGGAGCGAGGGGACTTCTTCTCAGAGTCTGTCACCAAAGGTCGACTTTTCCCATCTATACATGATGCTGTGCTGCACTGTCTGTCACAGTCTGGAAAAGAACTGCCCAGTTCTAAGTTTGCACTG GAAATGCCCTGCGTTACAAGATTGTAA